In bacterium, a single window of DNA contains:
- a CDS encoding metallophosphoesterase family protein — MADIAIISDIHGNFAALEAVVRDLDARGCTEIYCLGDVVGYGASPNRCVDLLRERRAICIQGNHDVVAVGLESSEEFNADARKAADWTADTLTPANAAFLRQLPASRVTRRRALLVHGSPDDRDEYLWEEDELMAAARGVRRAGRARVAFFGHTHLPVIAGEDFAADADEDTHALAPGRGWLVNPGSVGQPRDGDPRASYAVWNTDRNEVTFRRVVYDVGKAQDRIERAGLPRRLGTRLLVGS, encoded by the coding sequence ATGGCCGACATCGCGATCATCTCGGATATCCACGGCAATTTCGCCGCGCTCGAGGCGGTGGTGCGCGACCTCGACGCCCGGGGCTGCACGGAGATCTACTGCCTCGGCGACGTGGTGGGCTACGGCGCCAGCCCGAACCGCTGCGTCGATCTGCTGCGCGAGCGCCGGGCCATCTGCATCCAGGGCAACCACGACGTGGTGGCCGTGGGCCTCGAGTCGTCCGAGGAATTCAACGCCGACGCCCGCAAGGCCGCCGACTGGACCGCCGACACGCTCACCCCCGCCAACGCCGCCTTCCTGCGCCAGCTGCCCGCGTCGCGGGTCACCCGCCGCCGCGCCCTGCTGGTGCACGGATCGCCGGACGACCGCGACGAATACCTCTGGGAAGAGGACGAGCTGATGGCCGCCGCCCGGGGCGTGCGCCGGGCCGGTCGCGCCCGCGTGGCGTTCTTCGGCCATACCCACCTGCCGGTCATCGCCGGCGAGGACTTCGCGGCCGACGCCGACGAGGACACCCACGCGCTGGCGCCCGGCCGGGGCTGGCTGGTGAATCCCGGCAGCGTGGGCCAGCCGCGCGACGGCGACCCCCGCGCGTCCTATGCCGTCTGGAACACGGACCGCAACGAGGTCACGTTCCGCCGCGTGGTCTACGACGTCGGCAAGGCCCAGGACCGGATCGAGCGGGCCGGATTGCCGCGACGGCTCGGCACGCGGCTGCTGGTGGGGTCCTGA